A single genomic interval of Thermoanaerobacter uzonensis DSM 18761 harbors:
- a CDS encoding D-alanyl-D-alanine carboxypeptidase family protein: protein MFKRLLTLLVSVILAISFVLNGTVYADTLNLKSKSAILIEANTGQILYEKDIHKPLPPASVTKVMTLLLAIEAIDSGKIKITDKVVTSKHAFDMGGTQIYLEVGEEMTVDDLMKAIAMNSANDASVALAEYIAGTEENFVEMMNKRAKELGAKNTTFKNATGLPEEGHLTSVYDIAMISRELVKHESIFKYLTNKLDSLRNGKFSLINTNKLLWRYKGADGIKTGSTSEALYCMAATAKRGDTRLIAVVFGAPDSETRFSEAAKLLDYGFANYESVKVASKGQSFGNVKVLKGKKQAVSVVCRDDEYILIKKGEGKNIKTEVELKNAVLAPLAKEVPIGTVKITQDGKIIKTFNIYPQETVEKANFFENLNKVFIGWLKYE, encoded by the coding sequence ATGTTTAAAAGGCTTTTAACATTATTAGTGAGTGTGATACTAGCTATTTCTTTTGTCTTAAATGGCACAGTATATGCTGATACATTAAATTTAAAGTCAAAATCTGCTATTTTGATAGAGGCTAATACTGGACAAATTCTTTATGAAAAAGATATCCATAAGCCCTTGCCGCCTGCCAGTGTTACCAAAGTAATGACTCTTTTACTGGCGATTGAAGCAATAGATTCTGGTAAAATTAAAATAACAGATAAAGTTGTCACAAGTAAACATGCCTTTGATATGGGAGGTACACAAATATATTTAGAAGTAGGAGAGGAAATGACAGTAGATGATTTAATGAAGGCTATAGCGATGAATTCGGCAAACGATGCTTCTGTTGCTTTAGCTGAATATATTGCGGGTACAGAGGAAAATTTTGTTGAAATGATGAATAAAAGGGCTAAAGAATTGGGAGCAAAAAATACTACTTTTAAAAATGCAACTGGACTACCTGAGGAAGGGCACTTGACAAGCGTATATGATATTGCAATGATTTCAAGGGAATTAGTAAAGCACGAGAGCATATTTAAATATTTAACCAATAAATTAGATTCTTTAAGAAATGGGAAATTTAGTCTCATAAATACTAATAAATTACTATGGCGATATAAAGGAGCAGATGGTATTAAAACAGGATCTACATCGGAAGCACTTTATTGTATGGCAGCAACAGCTAAAAGGGGAGATACAAGGCTAATAGCGGTGGTGTTCGGAGCACCTGATTCTGAGACGAGGTTTAGTGAAGCGGCTAAATTATTAGATTATGGATTTGCTAATTATGAAAGTGTAAAAGTAGCTTCAAAAGGGCAAAGCTTTGGCAATGTTAAAGTTTTAAAAGGGAAAAAGCAGGCTGTTAGTGTTGTGTGCCGCGATGATGAGTATATACTGATTAAAAAAGGAGAAGGTAAAAATATAAAAACAGAGGTGGAGCTAAAGAATGCTGTATTAGCTCCTCTAGCCAAAGAGGTCCCAATAGGTACTGTAAAAATAACACAGGATGGCAAGATTATAAAGACATTTAACATATATCCTCAGGAAACAGTAGAAAAAGCGAACTTTTTTGAAAATCTCAATAAAGTTTTTATTGGTTGGCTAAAATATGAGTAA
- a CDS encoding CCA tRNA nucleotidyltransferase yields the protein MRIEVNGIDLIKLLKEISLKTKVKSYIVGGVVRDFLLGVKNLDIDVVVEGDGIKFAYTLLSYLKGDIVVYEAFKTATLSYDGIFIDVISARKEYYERPAALPTIEFSNIYDDMARRDFTINTLAYDVIEGKILDYFNGLEDLKKGLIRVLHPKSFIDDPTRIFRAIRYSVRYSFEIEEKTHNLMKESIENIRLLSADRIRNEIFLILKESKVKEMIEKLISYGIDKVIFDGITLNTQNLDTVDVNLEIELYKFLVLFYYLKEKDINEIEKRLRINKIYLKALKDLVFLREQLNCQNKNIRKTRETIEETKEEVLKAIEVMEGEKAEKIIKGKLTVTGKDIENLGLPPSPLYGELMDKVFEAKMNGIIATKDEEIAFLKKLIKKLQKGE from the coding sequence TTGCGTATAGAGGTTAATGGAATAGATTTAATTAAACTGCTGAAAGAAATTTCTTTAAAAACAAAAGTTAAATCTTATATTGTAGGTGGAGTTGTAAGAGACTTTTTATTAGGAGTTAAAAACCTTGATATCGATGTAGTAGTGGAAGGAGACGGTATTAAGTTTGCCTACACATTGCTTTCTTATTTAAAAGGTGATATTGTAGTGTATGAAGCTTTTAAGACTGCTACCTTAAGCTATGACGGTATTTTTATTGATGTTATATCTGCTCGGAAAGAGTATTATGAACGTCCTGCTGCACTGCCAACAATCGAATTTTCAAATATATACGATGATATGGCAAGAAGAGATTTTACTATTAACACTTTGGCTTATGATGTAATAGAAGGTAAGATTTTGGATTATTTTAATGGATTAGAGGACTTAAAAAAGGGTTTAATTAGAGTTCTTCATCCCAAAAGTTTTATTGATGACCCTACGCGAATATTTAGAGCCATCAGGTATTCTGTCAGATATTCTTTTGAGATTGAAGAAAAGACACACAATTTGATGAAGGAATCAATAGAAAATATTAGACTTTTGTCTGCTGATAGAATAAGAAATGAGATCTTTTTAATTTTGAAAGAAAGTAAAGTCAAAGAAATGATTGAAAAACTTATTTCTTACGGTATTGATAAAGTTATTTTTGATGGAATTACACTTAATACTCAAAATCTCGATACAGTAGATGTAAATTTAGAAATTGAATTATACAAATTTTTAGTGCTTTTTTACTACTTAAAAGAAAAAGATATTAATGAAATTGAAAAGCGGTTGCGAATAAATAAAATTTATCTTAAGGCTTTAAAAGACTTGGTTTTTTTGAGAGAGCAACTCAATTGTCAAAATAAAAATATCAGAAAGACAAGAGAAACTATAGAAGAAACAAAAGAAGAAGTTTTAAAAGCTATTGAAGTAATGGAAGGAGAAAAAGCCGAAAAAATTATAAAGGGAAAATTGACTGTAACAGGAAAAGACATAGAAAATTTAGGACTTCCTCCAAGTCCTTTATATGGAGAATTAATGGACAAAGTGTTTGAAGCAAAAATGAATGGAATTATTGCTACAAAAGATGAAGAAATTGCATTTTTAAAAAAACTGATAAAAAAATTACAGAAAGGAGAATAA
- the spoVAD gene encoding stage V sporulation protein AD, with the protein MAEKKLGAQTVKFKNPPSIIAGGTIVGPKEGEGPLRDYFDMILVDDTYGEKSWEKAESKMFQDAVNLALKKANLKISDIDYLLGGDLLNQIISANFAARQLNVPHFGLYGACSTMTEGLTLGAMLIDGGYADYIIAATSSHFSTAERQFRYPLEQGIQRPFTSQWTVTGAGATILASTGEGPYITHATTGKVVDLGMKDANNMGAAMAPAAADTIITHFKDTGFTIEDYDLIMTGDMGRVGKDILLELLYKEGYDIESKYKDCGIEIFDESQDVHSGGSGAACSAVVLNGWLLSQIQNGVYKKVLFMATGALLSPTSSQQGESIPGIAHAITISTTL; encoded by the coding sequence ATGGCAGAAAAAAAATTAGGCGCACAAACAGTTAAATTTAAAAATCCTCCTTCTATAATAGCTGGAGGCACTATTGTAGGACCTAAAGAAGGAGAAGGACCTTTAAGAGATTATTTTGATATGATTTTAGTAGACGATACATATGGAGAAAAAAGTTGGGAAAAAGCAGAGTCAAAAATGTTTCAAGATGCTGTAAATTTAGCATTAAAAAAGGCCAATCTCAAGATTTCAGACATTGATTACCTATTAGGTGGTGATTTGCTAAATCAAATTATAAGTGCAAATTTTGCTGCGCGACAACTGAATGTGCCACATTTTGGATTGTATGGTGCTTGTTCTACTATGACAGAGGGATTGACTTTAGGGGCTATGCTTATTGATGGAGGCTACGCTGACTATATAATAGCGGCAACTTCCAGCCATTTTTCTACTGCCGAAAGACAGTTTAGATATCCTTTAGAACAAGGCATTCAAAGGCCTTTTACTTCACAGTGGACGGTGACAGGTGCAGGAGCTACAATTTTAGCCTCCACAGGAGAAGGCCCTTATATTACCCATGCTACTACTGGCAAAGTTGTAGATTTGGGGATGAAGGATGCCAATAACATGGGAGCGGCAATGGCACCTGCTGCAGCAGATACAATTATCACTCATTTTAAAGATACAGGTTTTACAATAGAAGACTATGACCTTATTATGACAGGAGACATGGGAAGAGTAGGAAAAGACATACTTTTAGAGTTATTATATAAAGAGGGCTATGATATAGAGAGTAAGTATAAAGATTGTGGAATAGAAATTTTTGATGAATCACAAGACGTTCACTCTGGTGGCAGCGGTGCGGCTTGTTCTGCAGTGGTTTTGAATGGATGGCTTTTATCTCAAATACAAAATGGAGTCTATAAAAAAGTTTTATTTATGGCGACGGGAGCTCTTTTATCTCCTACCAGCAGCCAGCAAGGGGAATCTATTCCTGGAATTGCCCATGCTATTACAATATCGACAACATTATAA
- a CDS encoding site-2 protease family protein, with amino-acid sequence MSFHEFSHGYVADKLGDPTPRQSGRLTLNPLAHIDPLGLLMLWLLRFGWAKPVPINPLYFRDRKKGVLLVSLAGPLSNVLLAIVSRILMVVFKDVPILYPILYLLYIYNLVFAVFNIIPVPPLDGSKVLWSLLPTREAYIISQYEMYGQVILIILVFTGVIGQIMWPIMNALDSFITLILKPFGV; translated from the coding sequence ATGAGTTTCCACGAATTTAGTCATGGTTATGTGGCAGATAAGTTGGGGGACCCTACTCCAAGGCAAAGTGGTAGGCTTACATTAAATCCATTGGCTCATATTGACCCCCTTGGTCTTTTAATGCTTTGGCTTTTAAGGTTTGGGTGGGCGAAACCTGTTCCTATTAATCCTTTATATTTTAGAGATAGGAAAAAAGGTGTATTGCTTGTATCCTTAGCAGGCCCTCTTTCCAACGTCTTGTTGGCTATCGTTTCTCGAATATTGATGGTAGTATTTAAAGATGTTCCTATACTGTATCCAATTTTATATCTATTGTACATTTACAATCTAGTTTTTGCTGTTTTCAATATAATACCAGTACCGCCTTTGGATGGATCAAAAGTACTGTGGAGTTTGTTACCCACAAGAGAAGCTTATATAATTTCCCAATATGAAATGTATGGACAGGTTATTTTGATCATTCTTGTTTTCACTGGGGTTATAGGACAAATCATGTGGCCTATTATGAATGCTTTAGACTCTTTTATAACTCTTATTTTAAAGCCTTTTGGGGTGTGA
- the sigF gene encoding RNA polymerase sporulation sigma factor SigF — translation MKEGNFEKSDENLKLIRAAQKNDKESLEKLILENSGLIWSIVKKFSNRGYELEDLYQIGCIGFVKAIQKFDESYNVKLSTYAVPIIIGEIKRFIRDDGLIKVSRSLKELSTKAFYVKEILSNELNREPTINEIAERLNVSPEEIAMAFESSATAESLYDNITHDEDDRLLIEMVSEEEKEVDIDDKLALQMVINKLKPREKQIIFLRYFKDMTQMEVANILGISQVQVSRLEKKVLQKLRKELEEV, via the coding sequence ATGAAAGAAGGGAATTTTGAAAAAAGTGATGAGAATTTGAAATTGATAAGAGCGGCACAAAAAAATGATAAAGAAAGCTTGGAAAAATTAATTTTAGAAAATAGTGGTCTTATTTGGAGTATTGTTAAAAAGTTTTCTAATAGAGGGTATGAATTGGAGGATTTATATCAAATAGGCTGTATAGGTTTTGTAAAGGCGATTCAAAAATTTGATGAGTCTTACAATGTAAAATTGTCAACCTATGCAGTACCTATAATAATCGGAGAAATTAAGAGATTTATAAGAGATGATGGATTAATAAAAGTGAGTCGTTCTTTAAAAGAGCTTTCTACAAAAGCTTTTTATGTGAAAGAGATTTTAAGCAATGAATTAAATAGAGAACCAACTATTAATGAAATTGCTGAAAGATTAAATGTAAGTCCTGAAGAAATTGCGATGGCTTTTGAATCGTCTGCTACTGCTGAGTCATTATATGACAATATAACTCATGACGAAGATGACAGACTTTTAATTGAAATGGTGAGTGAAGAGGAAAAAGAAGTTGATATAGACGATAAATTAGCTTTACAAATGGTTATAAATAAACTTAAACCAAGAGAAAAACAGATAATATTTTTGAGATATTTTAAGGATATGACCCAAATGGAAGTAGCAAACATTTTAGGAATTTCACAAGTGCAAGTATCAAGACTCGAAAAAAAAGTTTTACAAAAACTAAGAAAAGAATTGGAAGAAGTGTAG
- the spoVAE gene encoding stage V sporulation protein AE yields the protein MDYIKAFLMGGLICAIAQILIDKTKLTPARILVTYVTLGAILGGLGVYKKLIDIGGAGATIPLLGFGNSLAQGVIKAVEKDGLIGIFTGGLTATAGGISAAIFFGYIFSLIFNPRTKK from the coding sequence ATGGATTATATAAAAGCGTTTTTAATGGGAGGTTTGATTTGTGCTATTGCACAAATTTTGATTGATAAGACTAAATTGACTCCTGCAAGAATATTAGTAACTTATGTGACATTAGGAGCAATACTTGGGGGTCTTGGAGTTTATAAAAAATTGATAGATATAGGTGGTGCAGGAGCTACAATACCTCTTTTAGGCTTTGGAAATTCTCTTGCCCAAGGTGTAATAAAAGCTGTTGAGAAAGATGGATTAATTGGAATTTTTACAGGAGGATTGACAGCTACTGCTGGAGGAATTTCTGCAGCAATATTTTTTGGATACATTTTTTCTTTAATCTTTAATCCAAGGACTAAGAAATAA
- a CDS encoding segregation and condensation protein A, with translation MYNVKLEVFEGPFDLLFHLIEKNEIDLMDIPISVILDQYMEYIKTLQEMDLDVASEFIVMAATLLEIKSKMLLPKQQFDGQQLEIEEVDPREELVTKLIEYKKYKIIAQTFREMCKIGSRFFREEPEIKYIDKKIALNYSSEDIYKAYLKVISKNNARENEIEIKKDEYTVEIKIKELLVKLVKKPFLWFSEFIKKSRAKGEIIISFIAVLELVRLNKIIAEQKTTYGDILIKSFRRGEKNEL, from the coding sequence ATGTACAACGTAAAATTAGAAGTGTTTGAAGGACCTTTTGATTTGCTTTTTCACCTTATAGAAAAAAATGAAATTGATTTGATGGATATCCCGATTTCAGTTATTTTAGATCAATATATGGAATATATTAAAACTTTGCAAGAAATGGATTTAGATGTAGCATCAGAATTTATTGTAATGGCAGCTACTTTATTAGAAATTAAATCTAAAATGTTACTTCCCAAACAGCAGTTTGATGGGCAACAATTGGAAATAGAAGAAGTAGACCCAAGAGAAGAATTGGTAACTAAATTGATTGAGTACAAAAAATATAAAATTATTGCCCAGACTTTTAGAGAAATGTGCAAAATTGGTTCTCGTTTTTTTAGAGAAGAGCCTGAAATAAAATATATAGATAAAAAAATTGCTTTAAACTACTCTAGTGAAGATATATATAAAGCATATCTTAAAGTTATTTCAAAAAATAACGCCAGAGAAAATGAAATAGAAATAAAAAAAGATGAATATACTGTAGAGATTAAGATTAAAGAGTTATTAGTGAAATTAGTAAAAAAACCTTTCCTTTGGTTTAGTGAATTTATTAAGAAAAGTCGAGCAAAAGGAGAAATTATTATTTCTTTTATCGCTGTTTTAGAGTTAGTGAGATTAAATAAAATTATAGCAGAACAAAAGACTACTTATGGGGATATACTTATTAAATCCTTTAGGAGAGGAGAAAAAAATGAGTTATGA
- the spoIIAB gene encoding anti-sigma F factor yields the protein MEYTNMMELKFLSKSQNESFARTVVAAFAAQLDPTIEEIADIKTAVSEAVTNCIIHGYENKIGIITIKAFISGNKITIEVIDEGKGIDDIEKAMQPLFTTRLEEERAGMGFTVMQTFMDELEVESTPGKGTLVRMIKYIRPDK from the coding sequence ATGGAATATACAAACATGATGGAGTTAAAATTTTTAAGTAAGTCGCAAAATGAGTCTTTTGCAAGGACTGTTGTTGCAGCTTTTGCTGCTCAACTAGATCCGACAATTGAAGAAATTGCAGATATAAAAACTGCTGTTTCAGAAGCAGTTACTAACTGCATAATTCACGGATATGAGAATAAAATCGGCATCATTACCATTAAAGCTTTTATTTCAGGTAACAAAATAACAATTGAAGTTATAGATGAGGGAAAAGGGATTGACGATATTGAGAAAGCCATGCAACCTCTTTTTACTACTCGCTTAGAAGAAGAGCGAGCAGGAATGGGCTTTACTGTCATGCAGACCTTTATGGATGAATTGGAAGTTGAATCAACTCCAGGAAAGGGAACTCTTGTTCGAATGATAAAGTATATAAGGCCTGATAAATGA
- the spoIIAA gene encoding anti-sigma F factor antagonist: MRVKFAKKGDALIAKIEGELDHHVAESIKSVIDEEYEKKLCKNLIFDFKNVNFMDSSGIGVIIGRYKKIKENNGKVAIVNANKQLHKIIEVSGLLRIIKCYNDIEEALKEI; encoded by the coding sequence ATGAGAGTAAAATTTGCAAAAAAAGGGGATGCTTTGATAGCCAAAATTGAAGGTGAGTTAGATCATCATGTGGCGGAGAGTATAAAAAGTGTTATTGATGAAGAGTATGAAAAAAAGTTGTGTAAAAATTTAATTTTTGATTTTAAAAATGTAAATTTTATGGATAGTTCAGGAATTGGCGTTATAATAGGAAGATATAAAAAAATTAAAGAGAATAATGGCAAGGTAGCTATAGTAAATGCCAATAAACAATTACATAAAATTATTGAAGTTTCTGGATTGTTGCGTATAATTAAATGTTATAATGACATTGAAGAAGCCTTAAAGGAAATATAG
- a CDS encoding site-specific tyrosine recombinase — MLNNVVGEFLDFLKKNKKLSNNTLESYNRDIKQFLNYLEEIEFEYYNVKKSTILNYLYYLKKKGKSQATVSRNLSSLKAFYHYLFMKKKIEEDPTYMINTPKVEKKPPATLTVEQVDMLLSLDFGDDEKGIRDKALIELMYATGLKVSEVISLKLEDVNLSYGYVVIRSNKERVIPIGSHAIEALKNYIEKGRKTKNGENTLFLNLRGEKLTRQGCWKIIREYTDKINPGFPVTPNTLRQSFAQHMLQNGADIRAVQEMLGYQTDLNANLLSLISKSKIKEVYNKFHPRA; from the coding sequence ATGTTAAATAATGTGGTTGGGGAGTTTTTGGATTTTTTAAAAAAGAACAAAAAATTGTCAAATAACACTCTTGAATCTTATAACAGAGACATAAAACAATTTTTAAATTACCTTGAAGAAATCGAATTTGAATATTATAATGTCAAAAAATCGACAATATTAAATTATCTTTATTACTTGAAGAAAAAAGGAAAATCACAAGCAACTGTTTCGCGAAATCTTTCTTCTCTTAAAGCCTTTTATCATTATCTATTTATGAAAAAGAAAATAGAAGAAGACCCAACATACATGATTAATACCCCGAAAGTAGAAAAAAAGCCGCCTGCTACTTTAACAGTTGAACAGGTAGATATGTTACTTTCACTAGATTTTGGTGATGATGAAAAAGGAATTAGAGATAAAGCTCTTATTGAACTTATGTATGCTACAGGACTTAAAGTCTCCGAAGTTATTTCTTTAAAATTAGAAGATGTGAATCTCTCTTATGGCTATGTAGTTATTCGCTCTAATAAAGAGAGAGTTATTCCAATAGGTTCTCATGCAATTGAGGCTTTAAAAAATTATATTGAAAAAGGAAGAAAAACAAAAAATGGAGAAAATACTCTTTTTTTAAATTTGCGAGGAGAAAAACTCACAAGACAAGGCTGTTGGAAAATAATAAGAGAATACACTGATAAAATTAATCCTGGTTTTCCTGTTACTCCAAATACGCTAAGACAATCTTTTGCACAGCATATGCTTCAAAATGGTGCAGATATTCGAGCTGTTCAAGAAATGTTAGGTTATCAAACGGATTTAAACGCAAATTTACTTTCTTTAATTTCAAAGTCAAAAATAAAAGAAGTTTATAATAAATTTCACCCTCGTGCTTAA
- a CDS encoding dodecin family protein, which translates to MAGEMKMKKMLIIIVAILLIFTVSYFYMHKTNKKIPDSADLVYKGGGKSMAVVKVLNVVGDSTVSWEDAIHKAVEEAAKSIDNISGIEVVNQTANVKNGKIVEYKANIQIAYRADKELD; encoded by the coding sequence ATGGCTGGTGAAATGAAAATGAAAAAGATGTTAATTATAATCGTGGCAATATTGCTAATTTTTACTGTTAGCTATTTTTATATGCACAAAACCAATAAAAAAATACCTGACAGTGCTGATTTGGTATATAAGGGAGGAGGAAAAAGTATGGCAGTTGTTAAAGTTTTAAATGTAGTAGGAGATTCAACAGTGAGCTGGGAAGATGCAATACACAAAGCTGTAGAAGAAGCAGCTAAGTCTATTGACAATATATCAGGAATTGAAGTTGTCAATCAAACAGCTAATGTAAAAAATGGCAAAATAGTAGAATATAAAGCTAATATACAAATAGCTTATAGAGCAGATAAAGAATTAGATTGA
- the spoVAC gene encoding stage V sporulation protein AC produces the protein MERDVKKEQEYKNIAQKYEPKPTLLKNVVMAFVVGGLISDIGQFFLNFYLTRGYSMQDANTLVSITMVFLGAFLTGIGVYDDIGKFAGAGSIVPITGFANSIVSPAMEFKREGFVFGAAAKMFTIAGPVIVYGVSTSIIIGLIYYFLK, from the coding sequence ATGGAAAGGGATGTAAAAAAAGAGCAAGAGTATAAAAATATAGCACAGAAATATGAGCCTAAACCTACTTTGCTTAAAAACGTAGTAATGGCTTTTGTGGTAGGAGGATTGATAAGCGACATAGGGCAGTTCTTTTTAAATTTTTACCTAACAAGAGGTTATTCTATGCAAGATGCCAATACTCTTGTATCAATTACTATGGTATTTCTTGGGGCTTTTTTAACTGGAATTGGGGTCTATGATGATATAGGGAAGTTTGCAGGGGCAGGTTCTATAGTGCCAATAACAGGTTTTGCAAATTCTATTGTGTCACCGGCAATGGAGTTTAAAAGGGAAGGTTTTGTTTTTGGAGCAGCAGCAAAGATGTTTACAATTGCAGGACCTGTTATTGTATATGGTGTCAGTACTTCAATTATTATAGGCTTAATATATTATTTTTTGAAGTAA
- the spoIIM gene encoding stage II sporulation protein M, producing MKFLKGNLYLHIKNNFLLYVLAVMCLMIGIAAGSFTVNNLTDIQMEQIIGYISKFYKIAKSVDLNSAQIFKQSLLNNFVTVFVLWILGATIIGIPFIFLLAGIRGFILGFSIGVLIKEFEIKGILLVLMGILPQNVFILSGILFISVTAINFSLYLLKNRKFHFEELISQFVSYTFMVYAGFLVILIGCLIESYLSPYILLLPIFSP from the coding sequence TTGAAGTTTTTAAAAGGAAATCTTTATTTGCATATTAAAAATAATTTTTTATTGTATGTGTTAGCTGTAATGTGTTTAATGATAGGAATAGCAGCAGGATCTTTTACTGTTAATAACCTCACTGACATACAGATGGAGCAAATAATAGGATATATTTCAAAATTTTATAAAATTGCAAAATCTGTAGACTTGAATTCTGCCCAAATTTTTAAACAATCCCTTCTAAATAATTTTGTTACTGTTTTTGTTTTATGGATTTTAGGAGCTACAATTATAGGGATTCCTTTTATATTTTTGCTTGCGGGGATAAGAGGATTTATTTTAGGATTTTCTATTGGAGTTTTGATAAAAGAATTTGAAATAAAAGGTATATTACTCGTATTGATGGGAATTTTACCTCAAAATGTTTTTATTTTATCAGGAATCTTGTTTATATCTGTAACAGCTATTAATTTTTCTTTATATCTTTTGAAAAATCGCAAATTTCATTTTGAAGAATTAATATCGCAATTTGTTTCTTATACTTTTATGGTATATGCAGGATTTTTAGTTATATTAATAGGCTGTTTGATAGAATCTTATCTTTCACCTTATATATTACTTTTGCCGATTTTTTCACCATAA
- the scpB gene encoding SMC-Scp complex subunit ScpB — protein MSYEGKIEAILFASGGPVKLKTLSEVVGLSQEEIVDVVNKLKEYYNMENRGLDIIFFEDKVQMCTNDNYGEIVRQALGLEIKQGLSQAALEVLAIIAYNQPITRAEIERIRGVKSDKAMNTLLEYNLIKESGRALSAGRPILYTTTEDFLKYFGIKSLKELPQIESTP, from the coding sequence ATGAGTTATGAAGGAAAAATAGAAGCTATATTGTTTGCATCAGGGGGACCAGTAAAATTAAAAACCTTATCCGAAGTAGTAGGACTTTCTCAAGAGGAAATAGTAGATGTTGTAAACAAATTAAAAGAATATTACAACATGGAAAATCGTGGTTTAGATATTATATTTTTTGAAGATAAAGTTCAAATGTGTACAAATGATAATTATGGAGAAATAGTTAGACAAGCTTTGGGATTAGAAATAAAACAAGGACTTTCTCAAGCAGCATTAGAGGTTTTGGCTATAATAGCTTATAATCAACCTATCACAAGGGCAGAAATTGAAAGAATAAGGGGTGTAAAAAGCGATAAAGCTATGAATACTTTACTGGAGTATAATTTGATCAAAGAAAGCGGAAGAGCTTTATCTGCTGGTAGGCCAATACTGTACACTACTACAGAAGACTTTTTAAAGTATTTTGGAATTAAATCTTTAAAAGAATTACCGCAAATCGAAAGTACACCCTAA